The following is a genomic window from Chloracidobacterium sp..
CGGCGCACTTGTCGCACTCATCATCATCTTTCTGCTTACGAGCATCATCGGCGTCGTTACGGGCAGCAATTCGCTCATTGCGGTTCCGGCGATGTTCCAGTTCGGTGTGCCTGCCCGTGAGGCTGTCGCAACGAATATGTTCGCCTTGGTCTTTATGGCGGCCGGCGGCACAATTCCGTTCCTGCGCAGCGGCGGCCTCGATATCCGGCGTACATCTCCGCTGCTCGTGATCACGCTCGTCAGTTCTGCGATCGGTGCTGCTCTTGTCGGCCTCATTACCGATCAGAGCATGAAGCTGATCGTCTCGGTCGCGATGATCGCGGTCGCTCTGTTCATTCTCTTACACAGAAATTCGGGGCTTGAAGAAAAAAGCGCGGTGAGCGCCGGGATGGCGGCCGTAACGTACGTCCTGACCTTTCTGCTCGGCGTTTACGGTGGCCTTTTCAGCGGCGGCTATGTAACGATCCTCACCGCTGTCCTTGTAGCGTTCTTCGGGATGACATTCTCCGAAGCGATCGCCTCTACAAAATTGATCAATGTGGTCTCATCAGCGATGGCATCGGCGGTTTTCTGGTGGGAAGGCCTGATCGATCTGAAATTGGGACTTATACTTGGCGTTACGATGTTCGTCGGCGGATATATCGGTGCGCATGCGGCGACAAAGATGGGTGAACTTTGGCTGCGGCGCATCTTTCTCTCAACCGTTTTTCTGCTTGCTCTAAAGACACTCTACGACCTATTCGCGTGAGCACGAACGAGGTCACGGTTCCTGCGGCCCGTTGGTTGTCACAGCTTCGTCAGGCGCCTGCTTCTTTGCGGCCCTTGGAGCCTTTGGCGGCGGTGTTGCAAGCGGCTTGGGTGTTGCTGCCGCAGCAGGCGTCGGCTGGACGGCCGTATTCGCATTCGGTGTTTTTGGCGTTGGCGTCGGTTTCGGCTCGCCTGCGGGTATCGGCACTAAAATTATGCCGCCTTCATTCGGCATAAAGACACTGCCGCCGTTCGGGTCGATAGTAACGGTCTGTCCCGGCGGAGCGATTGCTTGCGGAGGCAATACCGAACCTTGCGGCGGTGCTCCGACCGGAGGAGCGCCTCCGTTTGCCCAAGGATTATAACCGTCACCGCCCGGGATCGTGCCCGGAGGCGTGCCCATCGCCGGGTCCATGATCGACGCGTCCGAATCGCCGACCATCTTCGTAAGGCTTTCTTCCTGCGCTCCGGTGGCGGGGCCGATCGGCTGCACCGGCATACTGTTCGGGTCGGTCGCCATTGCCATCGTCGTCGGATCGGTCTTCTTGCCCGAGGTGAAATAGATCAATGCCCCACCGATAAGGCCGATCCCCGCTAGTACAAGTGCCGCGGTTACCCACACGCTGTGTCCTGCGGCGGCGGCGGGTTTCACGGCTCCATCCGCGATAATTGCCTCGCTGCGCACTCGGCCGAGGTCCTCGGCAAGTGCCTCGATCGATCGATAGCGCTCGTCCGGCTCTTTTGCGAGAGCGGTCATTACGATCGGGCTGAGCGCCCTGTGCAGGTCGGGCCGGATCGTTTCAAGCGGTATAGGCGGCACAGCCTGTTGTGCGAGAACGTCCGGACGCGAGTTGCCGTCAAAAGGCGGCTTGCCTGTCAGCATCGCGTAAATGACCGCTCCCACGGCATATACATCGCTTCGTGCATCTGTTACCGAAAACTCTGCGTTCTGCTCCGGTGCGAGGTAACGCGGATCGGCATCGCGGGGCGGTTCTTGTGCATTGCTGCCAAAGCCCAAAACCTTAACGGAGTTTGCCGCACTTTCGCCGTCGATAAAGATGTTGCCGGGTGAAAGCGACCCGTGGATCAGACGTTTTTCGCTCGCAGCGAAGAGAGCCGCTGCTGTTTGAAGAGCAATGTTCAAAGCTCGCTCCTCACTGATCTGCGGCATATCGCGCAGAATGTCAGCGAGTGTGGTGCCGGAGACAGGTTCGTGAATGGCGTACACGGCACCCCGTGAATCCGTTCCGAAATCGATAGTTTTAAGAATATTCGGATGGTCGAGCGACGCGGCAGTTCGCGCTTCGTCAAGAAAGCGCTTCGCCCACCGCTGGTCTATCGAAAGAGCTGTCGGGAGTATGCGGATAAGGATATCGGAACCCGTAACATCGTGTTTGCCGAGGTAGATATCGCCCGTATCACTCTCGCGTAAGAGCTTATCGACACGATATTTATCCGCGATCAGCCTGCCTGTGAATTCACCGCTCATCTCAAAATTAGAACGCATTTTCGGCGTTCAAGTTGCAAACAAAGAATATCAAATACATGAGCCCGCACGTAAGCCTGAAAGAAAAGCTCGGTCAGAACAGATCTATCGGGCCGGCGTGCGGGCCGTAAGATGTTGCGTCAATTAGAGTTTGACGAACACGATGAGCAGTGCGAAGAGCACCAGCGACTCGATAAGTGCGAGCGCGATGATCATAAGCGTCTGCACAGAGCCGGCAGCTCCGGGGTTGCGTGCGGCACCTTCAGCAGCTCGCGAACCGACGAGGCCCTGTGCGAGTGCAGCCATGCCGGCAGCCATTCCGAAACCGATGCCTGCGCCGAGTGCCT
Proteins encoded in this region:
- a CDS encoding sulfite exporter TauE/SafE family protein encodes the protein MSYGALVALIIIFLLTSIIGVVTGSNSLIAVPAMFQFGVPAREAVATNMFALVFMAAGGTIPFLRSGGLDIRRTSPLLVITLVSSAIGAALVGLITDQSMKLIVSVAMIAVALFILLHRNSGLEEKSAVSAGMAAVTYVLTFLLGVYGGLFSGGYVTILTAVLVAFFGMTFSEAIASTKLINVVSSAMASAVFWWEGLIDLKLGLILGVTMFVGGYIGAHAATKMGELWLRRIFLSTVFLLALKTLYDLFA
- a CDS encoding protein kinase, with product MSGEFTGRLIADKYRVDKLLRESDTGDIYLGKHDVTGSDILIRILPTALSIDQRWAKRFLDEARTAASLDHPNILKTIDFGTDSRGAVYAIHEPVSGTTLADILRDMPQISEERALNIALQTAAALFAASEKRLIHGSLSPGNIFIDGESAANSVKVLGFGSNAQEPPRDADPRYLAPEQNAEFSVTDARSDVYAVGAVIYAMLTGKPPFDGNSRPDVLAQQAVPPIPLETIRPDLHRALSPIVMTALAKEPDERYRSIEALAEDLGRVRSEAIIADGAVKPAAAAGHSVWVTAALVLAGIGLIGGALIYFTSGKKTDPTTMAMATDPNSMPVQPIGPATGAQEESLTKMVGDSDASIMDPAMGTPPGTIPGGDGYNPWANGGAPPVGAPPQGSVLPPQAIAPPGQTVTIDPNGGSVFMPNEGGIILVPIPAGEPKPTPTPKTPNANTAVQPTPAAAATPKPLATPPPKAPRAAKKQAPDEAVTTNGPQEP
- a CDS encoding ATP synthase F0 subunit C, which translates into the protein MKNIKYVLFVTLALALMGVSAMAQGGAAAYNESYVAGYKALGAGIGFGMAAGMAALAQGLVGSRAAEGAARNPGAAGSVQTLMIIALALIESLVLFALLIVFVKL